In BD1-7 clade bacterium, one genomic interval encodes:
- the yecD gene encoding Isochorismatase family protein YecD translates to MKISIKKVVFAIGLATGVVSTSHADLPDPGMVISKGNTAVVITDPQNDFLSPKGVTWGVVGKSVVANNTVENLDSLFKTAKAVDMPVFVSPHYYYPHDHEWQHEGALEVLMHNIKMFDREDALSLKGFDGSGADWLEQYKPYINDGKTVVTSPHKMYGPDSNDLVLQLRKRGIDKVILAGMSSNLCTESHLRELVEQGFEVQVVSDATAGAILPEMDAYQASLINFRMIAHAVRNTEQTVKQMKAH, encoded by the coding sequence GTGAAAATATCGATAAAAAAAGTAGTGTTCGCTATCGGGCTTGCAACCGGTGTTGTATCAACCAGCCATGCGGATTTGCCAGACCCAGGTATGGTTATCAGCAAGGGGAATACCGCGGTGGTGATTACGGATCCGCAGAATGATTTCTTGAGCCCCAAGGGTGTCACGTGGGGCGTGGTCGGCAAAAGTGTTGTTGCCAATAATACCGTTGAAAATCTGGATAGCTTATTCAAAACGGCCAAGGCCGTTGATATGCCGGTGTTTGTTTCTCCACACTATTACTACCCGCACGATCACGAGTGGCAACACGAAGGTGCGTTAGAAGTACTTATGCACAATATTAAGATGTTTGATCGTGAAGATGCATTGTCGCTCAAGGGTTTTGATGGTTCAGGTGCTGATTGGTTAGAGCAGTACAAACCGTATATCAACGACGGAAAAACCGTGGTGACCAGCCCTCACAAAATGTATGGCCCTGACTCTAATGATTTGGTGTTGCAGCTGCGTAAACGTGGAATCGATAAGGTGATTCTGGCGGGGATGTCATCCAATCTATGCACTGAGTCGCACTTACGTGAATTGGTTGAGCAAGGTTTTGAAGTACAGGTGGTATCTGATGCAACAGCGGGTGCTATTCTGCCTGAGATGGATGCGTATCAGGCTTCGCTAATTAACTTCCGAATGATTGCACATGCAGTACGCAACACGGAGCAAACCGTTAAACAGATGAAAGCCCACTAA
- the rclR_1 gene encoding RCS-specific HTH-type transcriptional activator RclR, with product MDVLSDILRTMHLRGSIYFGSCFCAPWGLDIEQGEKASFHIIERGQCWLRMDHLAEPVPLVGGDILILPHGSRHQISDQPDSFCQPGTPIVERIIANENPFEGQHENFKIICGYFKFKQDTQQPFFNALPDIIHLNQNDRQQFSWLDTALKLVVAEATSNKPGKSILMDRVTEVLFIQVIRAYIQLHHDDENFLAALNDKHISKALAVMHNQPDQPWTIETLANESGMSRSMFANRFHHLVGTTPMKYLLSCRMQLAKSQIEHGQASLYEIAEQVGYSSDSSFKKAFKRFFDRTPASYRKK from the coding sequence ATGGATGTACTCAGCGACATATTAAGAACCATGCACCTACGCGGTAGCATCTACTTTGGCTCCTGTTTTTGTGCGCCCTGGGGGCTGGATATCGAGCAAGGTGAGAAGGCCTCGTTTCACATTATCGAGCGCGGTCAGTGTTGGTTACGAATGGATCATCTCGCGGAGCCTGTACCGCTTGTTGGCGGTGATATTCTGATATTGCCGCATGGTTCACGGCATCAGATTTCGGATCAACCCGATAGCTTTTGCCAACCCGGAACCCCTATCGTTGAACGCATTATTGCAAACGAAAACCCCTTTGAAGGTCAGCATGAGAACTTCAAAATCATCTGCGGCTATTTCAAATTCAAACAGGATACGCAGCAGCCCTTTTTCAACGCGTTGCCCGATATTATTCACTTAAATCAAAATGACCGACAACAGTTCAGCTGGCTGGATACTGCCTTGAAACTGGTGGTTGCAGAAGCCACTAGCAATAAACCCGGCAAGAGTATCTTGATGGATCGCGTCACCGAGGTGTTGTTTATACAGGTAATACGCGCCTACATTCAATTGCACCACGACGATGAAAACTTCTTAGCCGCATTGAATGACAAACACATATCTAAAGCGCTTGCGGTAATGCACAATCAGCCCGACCAACCGTGGACCATTGAAACGCTGGCAAATGAATCGGGTATGTCGCGCTCGATGTTCGCGAACCGATTTCATCATTTAGTTGGCACGACCCCGATGAAATATCTATTGTCGTGCCGAATGCAGTTAGCCAAGTCACAAATCGAACACGGGCAAGCATCGTTATATGAGATTGCCGAACAAGTGGGATATAGCTCTGATAGCTCGTTCAAGAAAGCCTTCAAACGCTTTTTCGATCGAACCCCGGCATCGTATCGCAAGAAATAG